The Podospora pseudopauciseta strain CBS 411.78 chromosome 2 map unlocalized CBS411.78m_2, whole genome shotgun sequence genome has a window encoding:
- a CDS encoding uncharacterized protein (COG:S; EggNog:ENOG503P1A5; MEROPS:MER0000432), with product MADAVVGSPAADEVRPYKIHVVQVPTRHLHLARQKLELTRLPHEGSLPKSTVWWEPKPVIEPLIDYWLEKYNFRDIESNLNANIPQFRTSIALSESASPLRIHFIHARSSSTNALPLLVLPPFPLTNLSLSHLINPLTTPSDPTHQAFHVVIPSLPGLGFSDSIPANRSPIDATASIFNTLMTSRLGYRHYLTTNTSPGSSSPSQIDFHLAHAISATYSDSCLGTHLISPVLSAPKLTSSPIEFAKWSLAWFFRGGVAGYEERDFLGYYSHPPSPPITEIRDPNTLAYGLCDSPVGMLAFVLRHLRQIASGNGGVVGSTGTFTREELITLTNLAWLPGPEGLLRFWSGTSLHHSSHQLPAKTPTKPKVAITVFASSYSSSTATAAPAATNEKDDVEQLDLSGIGGNQGRAQSTFYPPAWAHGSYSVLHTSRVDSQPPSSLLLFEQPDIIYDGIRALAKEVLKIDKRIIPVAPLTGVVVEPASTATPQPTTATQQPKPEKTIKSVVAEPPILRTIKEEKTEDKGKGKDVLKDEGLLSPPTIPAVKRELSDGSGGISSPDTLVESSPSPLGRS from the exons ATGGCGGACGCTGTGGTGGGATCGCCGGCTGCCGATGAGGTCAGGCCGTACAAGATACAT GTTGTACAGGTTCCGACGAGGCATCTCCACCTCGCACGACAGAAGCTTGAGCTCACTAGACTGCCTCATGAGGGGTCTCTGCCAAAGTCGACCGTGTGGTGGGAGCCAAAGCCTGTTATCGAGCCGCTGATTGACTACTGGCTTGAAAAGTACAACTTTCGCGATATCGAGTCCAACCTCAACGCCAACATCCCCCAGTTTCGGACCTCGATTGCCTTGTCGGAATCGGCATCCCCTCTCAGGATTCACTTCATCCATGCCCGgtcctcttccaccaacgCTCTTCCTCTCTTGGTGCTGCCACCATTCCCACtaaccaacctctccctctcccacctcatcaaccccctcacaaCCCCATCCGACCCGACTCATCAAGCTTTTCACGTCGTCATACCCTCTTTGCCAGGATTGGGCTTCTCCGACTCCATTCCCGCGAACCGCTCACCCATAGACGCCACGGCCTCGATATTTAATACACTAATGACCTCTCGATTGGGCTATAGGCACTACCTGACAACAAACACGTCCCCTGGctcctcttcgccatccCAAATCGACTTCCACCTCGCCCACGCCATCTCAGCGACCTACTCTGACTCCTGCCTGGGAACCCATCTAATCTCCCCTGTCCTCTCCGCGCCAAAACTCACAAGCTCACCCATCGAATTCGCAAAATGGTCTCTAGCCTGGTTTTTCAGGGGTGGTGTGGCTGGCTATGAAGAGCGGGACTTCCTAGGGTACTACTCccaccctccttcaccaccaatcACAGAGATAAGAGACCCAAATACCCTAGCATACGGACTGTGTGACTCCCCAGTTGGAATGCTGGCTTTCGTGTTGAGGCACCTGCGACAAATCGCCAGCGGCAATGGTGGGGTTGTAGGATCAACAGGGACATTCACAAGAGAGGAATTGATCACACTTACGAACTTGGCCTGGTTACCTGGACCGGAAGGGCTGTTGCGGTTTTGGTCGGGGACTTCGCTGCATCACTCTTCTCATCAGCTGCCGGCGAAAACACCAACAAAGCCGAAAGTTGCGATTACGGTCTTTGCGAGTTCGTACTCTTCCTCGACAGCGACtgcagcaccagcagcaacgaACGAAAAGGACGATGTGGAGCAGCTTGATTTGTCTGGTATTGGTGGAAACCAGGGAAGAGCACAGTCGACATTCTATCCACCTGCCTGGGCGCACGGCTCGTACTCGGTGCTGCACACTTCCCGGGTTGATTCGCAGCCTCCGTCATCACTACTGCTGTTTGAGCAGCCGGACATAATCTACGATGGGATCCGGGCTTTGGCGAAGGAGGTGCTGAAGATAGACAAGAGGATCATACCAGTGGCCCCCCTGactggtgttgtggttgagcCTGCTTCCACCGCCACGCCtcagccaacaacagcaacacagcAACCCAAACCAGAAAAGACGATCAAATCTGTTGTTGCGGAGCCACCAATTCTGCGAACAATAAAGGAAGAGAAGACCGAGGACAAGGGCAAAGGGAAGGATGTCCTCAAGGATGAGGGTTTGCTGTCACCGCCTACCATTCCCGCGGTAAAGAGGGAGTTGAGTGATGGGAGTGGCGGCATCAGCAGTCCGGACACACTAGTTGAGAGTTCCCCCTCGCCGTTGGGGAGGTCTTAG
- the exo2 gene encoding exonuclease II Exo2 (COG:D; COG:L; EggNog:ENOG503NUZQ): protein MGVPKFFRWLSERYPAISQLIAENRIPEFDCLYLDMNGIIHNCTHKDSDDVQQARISEEQMFIAIFNYIEHLFGKIKPKTLFFMAIDGVAPRAKMNQQRARRFRTALDAERARDKAIQEGKELPKEPPFDSNCITPGTEFMAKLTQQLKYFINKKVSEDKDWQGPEIVLSGHEVPGEGEHKIMEYIRNARAQPDYNPNVRHCLYGLDADLIMLGLLSHDPHFCLLREEVQFGRVKDQHKVKELEHQNFYLMHLCIVREYLELEFQELKVPGAIPMPFDMEKVIDDFILMAFFVGNDFLPNLPRFHINEGALATMFKIYKEVLRKCDGYINENGRVNLKRLAILLEELGREEYRFFEHENEDAGWLRGKKMLEHDEAEIARARVKGKLIISSDQKTLWKTKIRKFLTNRNSQTLDLGTGLNAADRKFVQDLADAAHIEWATKEDDDGRRHLILTFPVRDDEDEEDEEAQSASLRIVKKYDSAQVLDLTGADAQSAMEAKYKQKFQEWKDGYYKDKFPEWAEGKHEDELRKLAENYVQGLQWVLFYYYRGIASWPWFYRYHYSPLVSDVVKGLGADLNFTLGQPFRPNEQLMGVLPDRSKSIVPTVYWPLMTDKDSPIIDFYPRDFELDMNGKKMDWEAVVKIPFIDEKRLLDAMAPKNDLLSDEEKARNDFGVALKFTYSPDVDFEYASSLVDVFPHIPHCHCVENIFDLPPVEGLEYRAGLTDGALLNAEALAGFPSLATLPYTASLGFHGVNVFKQDSRNESMVVNLIGTEMRTKVESAKVKLGQRCFVGYPFLQEAKIVGVSDELFDYVLDGNGQVATLHHGHREIEEFGKKANKIENFYSKRMGILIGPVESLVRVQMLKGLIKTDEGATIKEYGDIPGMETDYASQIIVDEVANEDERFIEKAALPLEEEFPVKSIGFFLGDFNYGQPLEVSGYTNGKLQVWLATLESREPDFAKRIIYESERGNSYMPSYMVAKQLDLHPLALSKITSSYFVKTVGDLRVNLGLNLKFEGKKQKVLGYSRKSQTGWEFSSAAVHLIVQYMTNFPDFFAGVKRNPSGAELKETDLWSDPNLATARVKEIGAWLKTLKTNSMERVPLDAEQLDSEVVMRIAAEADSLKLSAIPTVPKKMNGVPRNALLRPDDAEHRLGNQHFALGDRVVYVARTGKVPIAFRGTVVGISRTPTAKLLDVVFDVTFMSGTTLGGRCPPFRGQTVPSTTLLNLTGRQVVAGSKNQLARQPVTPSVTTLTTHGGYHMHQGKRLQDAGAPSQAAWGRGGRGGRGGGRGGYGGPSQDGSNGSASAPPMYGAVPPPSSLDAPRGGRARGRGRGNGGQRGGQQHNNLAFRPAPQQQQQQQVDGQNGENSRGGRGGRGGFRGAPYAGRGRGGPRGGARGGQGQGQGQQQQQQQQQSVANPPSAS from the exons ATGGG TGTTCCCAAGTTTTTCAGATGGCTCTCTGAGCGTTACCCGGCGATATCGCAACTCATTGCCGAGAATCGAATTCCCGAGTTCGACTGCCTCTAC TTGGATATGAATGGTATCATTCATAATTGTACCCACAAGGACTCGGATGATGTTCAGCAGGCCCGTATTAGCGAAGAACAAATGTTCATCGCTATATTCAACTATATAGAACATCTCTTCGGTAAGATCAAACCGAAGACGCTGTTCTTCATGGCCATCGATGGTGTCGCCCCGCGCGCCAAAATGAACCAACAGCGTGCTCGTCGCTTCAGAACTGCTTTGGACGCTGAGAGGGCCCGTGATAAGGCCATTCAGGAGGGCAAAGAGTTGCCCAAGGAGCCACCGTTCGACTCCAATTGCATCACGCCAG GAACTGAGTTCATGGCCAAGCTTACCCAGCAGCTCAAGTACTTCATCAACAAGAAGGTGTCTGAAGACAAGGACTGGCAGGGCCCCGAGATTGTCCTGTCAGGGCATGAGGTCCCTGGTGAGGGTGAGCACAAGATCATGGAGTACATCCGCAACGCACGCGCGCAACCGGACTACAACCCCAACGTCCGCCACTGCTTGTACGGCCTCGATGCCGATCTCATCATGTTGGGTCTCCTGAGCCATGACCCACACTTCTGCCTCCTCCGAGAAGAGGTTCAGTTTGGCCGCGTCAAGGACCAGCACAAGGTTAAGGAGCTGGAGCATCAAAACTTTTACCTGATGCATCTCTGCATAGTTCGAGAGTACTTGGAGCTGGAGTTCCAAGAGCTCAAAGTACCGGGCGCAATCCCCATGCCGTTCGATATGGAAAAGGTCATTGATGACTTCATCTTGATGGCGTTCTTTGTGGGCAACGATTTCTTGCCCAATCTTCCGCGCTTTCACATCAACGAGGGTGCGTTGGCCACCATGTTCAAGATTTACAAGGAGGTGCTTCGAAAGTGTGATGGATACATCAATGAAAATGGCAGAGTGAATCTCAAGAGGCTAGCCATTCTcttggaggagcttgggAGAGAAGAGTATCGGTTCTTTGAGCATGAAAACGAAGATGCCGGCTGGCTGCGGGGCAAGAAGATGCTTGAACATGACGAGGCCGAGATTGCCAGGGCTCGTGTCAAGGGCAAGCTGATCATCAGCTCAGATCAAAAGACGCTGTGGAAGACAAAGATTCGAAAGTTTCTGACCAACCGGAATTCGCAAACTCTCGATCTCGGCACCGGCCTAAATGCGGCCGACCGCAAGTTCGTCCAGGATCTGGCTGATGCTGCGCACATTGAGTGGGCTACTaaggaggacgacgatggaCGTCGTCACCTTATTTTGACCTTCCCTGTGAgagacgacgaagacgaggaggacgaggaagcgCAGTCGGCATCTCTTCGCATTGTGAAGAAGTACGACAGTGCCCAAGTTCTCGACCTGACAGGTGCCGATGCCCAGTCCGCCATGGAGGCCAAGTACAAGCAAAAGTTCCAAGAGTGGAAGGACGGCTACTACAAGGACAAGTTCCCCGAGTGGGCCGAGGGGAAGCACGAAGATGAGTTGCGCAAGCTCGCAGAAAACTACGTTCAAGGTCTTCAGTGGGTGCTCTTCTACTACTATCGTGGAATTGCGTCATGGCCGTGGTTCTACCGCTATCACTACTCCCCTCTGGTCTCAGATGTCGTCAAGGGTTTGGGTGCAGACCTCAACTTCACCCTGGGCCAGCCGTTCAGGCCGAACGAACAGCTCATGGGTGTCTTGCCCGACCGCAGTAAAAGCATCGTGCCTACCGTATACTGGCCCCTCATGACGGACAAGGACTCGCCCATCATCGATTTCTATCCCCGTGATTTCGAGCTCGACATGAACGGAAAGAAGATGGACTGGGAGGCCGTCGTCAAGATCCCCTTCATTGACGAAAAGCGCCTCCTCGACGCCATGGCTCCCAAAAACGATCTTCTTTccgacgaggagaaggcaCGCAACGACTTCGGTGTGGCCCTCAAGTTTACGTATTCTCCAGATGTCGATTTTGAGTATGCCTCATCCTTGGTGGATGTTTTCCCGCACATCCCTCACTGTCACTGTGTCGAAAACATCTTTGATCTTCCTCCGGTCGAAGGTCTTGAGTACCGCGCCGGCCTCACCGATGGCGCTCTGTTGAATGCCGAGGCTTTGGCTGGATTCCCATCTCTCGCCACCCTGCCTTATACGGCTAGCCTTGGCTTCCATGGAGTTAATGTGTTCAAGCAAGACAGCCGCAACGAAAGCATGGTGGTGAACCTCATCGGCACCGAGATGAGAACCAAGGTCGAGAGTGCCAAGGTCAAGCTTGGACAGCGCTGCTTTGTTGGTTATCCTTTCCTCCAGGAGGCCAAAATTGTTGGGGTGTCTGATGAACTCTTCGACTATGTCCTCGACGGAAACGGTCAGGTGGCCACCCTTCACCATGGCCATCGTGAAATCGAAGAGTTTGGCAAGAAGGCCAACAAGATTGAGAACTTTTACAGTAAGCGTATGGGTATCTTGATTGGCCCTGTCGAGTCCCTGGTCAGGGTCCAAATGTTGAAGGGTCTGATCAAGACCGACGAGGGCGCGACAATCAAGGAGTACGGCGACATCCCGGGCATGGAGACGGACTATGCTTCTCAGATCATTGTCGACGAGGTTGCCAACGAGGACGAGCGCTTTATCGAAAAGGCCGCCTTGCCGCTTGAGGAAGAGTTCCCCGTCAAATCGATAGGTTTCTTCTTGGGCGACTTCAACTATGGTCAGCCATTGGAAGTATCTGGCTACACCAACGGAAAGCTTCAGGTCTGGCTTGCCACCCTTGAAAGCCGGGAGCCTGACTTTGCGAAGCGCATCATTTACGAGTCGGAGCGGGGCAACTCTTACATGCCATCCTACATGGTCGCCAAGCAGCTCGATTTGCACCCCTTGGCGCTCAGCAAGATCACCTCATCTTACTTTGTCAAGACGGTTGGTGATCTTCGCGTGAACTTGGGTCTCAACCTCAAATTTGAGGGTAAGAAGCAGAAGGTGCTTGGGTACTCTCGCAAGTCTCAGACCGGTTGGGAGTTCAGTAGTGCTGCCGTGCACCTGATTGTTCAGTACATGACTAACTTCCCCGACTTTTTCGCCGGTGTCAAGAGGAACCCTTCGGGCGCCGAGTTGAAGGAAACTGATCTCTGGAGTGACCCTAATCTGGCCACAGCCCGGGTCAAGGAAATCGGTGCCTGGCTCAAGACGCTCAAGACCAACTCGATGGAGCGCGTCCCTCTTGATGCCGAGCAGCTGGACTCTGAGGTCGTCATGAGGATTGCTGCGGAGGCTGACAGTCTCAAGCTCAGCGCTATTCCTACTGTTCCCAAGAAGATGAACGGCGTGCCCAGGAATGCGCTTTTGAGGCCCGACGATGCCGAACATCGCCTGGGCAACCAGCACTTCGCCTTGGGAGACCGCGTGGTGTACGTTGCCCGCACCGGCAAGGTCCCCATCGCCTTCCGCGGCACTGTAGTTGGTATCAGCCGCACCCCCACGGCCAAGTTGTTGGATGTTGTCTTTGACGTCACCTTCATGAGCGGCACTACTCTCGGTGGCCGCTGTCCGCCGTTCCGCGGGCAGACTGTGCCGTCTACTACTCTTCTCAACCTTACCGGACGGCAGGTTGTTGCCGGTTCCAAGAACCAGCTCGCTCGCCAGCCCGTCACACCATCAGTTACCACCTTGACTACTCATGGCGGGTATCACATGCACCAGGGCAAGCGTCTGCAAGATGCCGGTGCTCCTTCTCAAGCTGCTTGGGGACGGGGTGGACGGGGTGGTCGCGGCGGTGGCAGAGGTGGGTACGGTGGACCCAGCCAGGACGGCAGCAATGgttctgcttctgctccgCCGATGTATGGGGCTGTTCCGCCCCCTTCCAGCCTTGATGCTCCTAGGGGAGGAAGAGCCCGCGGACGTGGTCGCGGCAATGGTGGTCAGAGGGGAGGGCAACAGCACAACAACCTTGCCTTCCGCCCTgcgcctcagcagcagcagcagcagcaggttgATGGTCAGAATGGGGAAAATTCACGTGGAGGCCGTGGCGGGAGAGGTGGCTTTAGAGGAGCGCCTTATGCTGGCCGGGGCAGAGGTGGTCCTCGTGGTGGCGCTCGAGGTGGCCAGGGTCAGGGTCAgggtcagcagcagcagcagcagcagcaacaaagcGTGGCGAATCCTCCTTCCGCGAGCTAG